One region of Candidatus Peribacteraceae bacterium genomic DNA includes:
- a CDS encoding type VI secretion system tube protein Hcp — protein MKYVIRLLALFAVLIPVIGWTAARAQTLSGNSIIFDTQNEESSLSSSAGNASSPVTHFGTDGSPSSSIASESFSAIRESFPVGVSLRLLDFPITNQSVDIPLQSYGISVERQDRAATGGPRSFSVVMRENLASPRLFLAAAAGDRLASAVISVRTQNAPQELLRWTLSGVTVLSYASVSATGEAIPLDTLTLGFERITFQVTPLLPNGDTGPAIQSGWDVRRQRPL, from the coding sequence ATGAAGTACGTCATCCGACTCCTGGCACTGTTCGCCGTGCTCATCCCGGTCATCGGTTGGACTGCGGCGCGCGCGCAAACGCTCTCCGGCAACAGCATCATCTTCGACACGCAGAATGAGGAGAGTTCTCTCTCCTCCTCTGCGGGGAACGCATCCTCGCCTGTGACGCACTTTGGCACCGACGGGAGCCCGTCGTCTTCCATCGCCTCCGAGAGTTTTTCCGCAATCCGGGAGTCATTCCCCGTAGGCGTTTCCCTCCGTCTCCTCGATTTTCCCATCACGAACCAATCCGTGGATATCCCCCTGCAGTCCTACGGTATCAGCGTGGAACGCCAGGACCGCGCCGCAACCGGAGGACCCCGCTCCTTCAGCGTGGTGATGCGCGAGAACCTCGCATCCCCGCGGTTGTTCCTGGCGGCCGCGGCGGGTGACCGCCTCGCCTCCGCCGTCATTTCGGTCCGCACGCAGAACGCCCCGCAGGAACTGCTGCGCTGGACGCTCTCCGGCGTCACGGTGCTCTCGTACGCTTCCGTGAGCGCAACGGGGGAGGCGATCCCTCTCGACACCCTCACGCTCGGTTTCGAGCGCATTACCTTCCAAGTGACGCCGCTCCTGCCCAACGGCGACACCGGACCAGCCATCCAGAGCGGATGGGACGTGAGGCGGCAGAGGCCGCTGTAG
- a CDS encoding histidine kinase dimerization/phospho-acceptor domain-containing protein — protein sequence MKNRALRNQAGEIMKVLFLESHGLRSPLTAIRWACGRLRKESTGVLSKEQRYLVDHIYLNTKKLTTALESMLLLARIGERGAEKAVQELCVKDLFDRTRTALNPPADVTWHIHAPHYHFTADRILLDMLLKDIFTIFLETPAPGGRAVFIDVASANGEVSFRFRSSFLLPVGSVDDARGDASGEGSKVIGGIPGLMLSMAQALAVHIKGSVELEEVVTGEFIADGTVELGENAADEHRIVLRIPASVRIVEGACQEKGS from the coding sequence ATGAAGAACCGCGCGCTCCGAAACCAGGCAGGGGAAATCATGAAGGTTCTTTTTCTGGAGAGCCACGGGCTGCGCAGTCCCCTCACGGCCATCCGCTGGGCGTGTGGTCGCTTGAGGAAGGAGAGCACCGGCGTGCTTTCCAAAGAACAGCGGTACTTGGTCGACCACATCTACCTGAACACGAAGAAGCTCACCACGGCACTCGAATCCATGCTCCTCCTCGCGCGGATCGGGGAGAGGGGCGCGGAGAAGGCCGTACAGGAACTCTGCGTCAAGGACCTCTTCGACCGGACGAGGACGGCGCTCAATCCCCCGGCCGACGTCACGTGGCACATCCACGCGCCGCACTACCACTTCACGGCGGACCGCATCCTCCTGGACATGCTCCTCAAGGACATCTTCACGATCTTCCTGGAAACACCCGCACCGGGCGGGAGGGCGGTGTTCATCGACGTTGCCTCCGCCAACGGGGAAGTGTCGTTCCGTTTCCGCTCCTCTTTCCTCCTCCCCGTGGGGAGCGTGGATGATGCGCGCGGGGACGCCTCGGGGGAGGGGTCAAAGGTGATCGGGGGCATTCCCGGGCTCATGTTGTCCATGGCACAGGCGCTTGCCGTCCACATCAAAGGATCGGTGGAACTGGAGGAAGTGGTGACGGGGGAATTCATTGCGGACGGGACGGTGGAACTGGGAGAGAATGCCGCGGATGAGCACCGTATAGTGCTGCGGATCCCCGCTTCGGTACGCATTGTGGAAGGGGCATGCCAGGAAAAGGGTAGTTGA
- a CDS encoding response regulator: protein MSSILLVEDDPFLRETIRLSLEEHGVEVQEAANGEEAIDAIDHVVPRLVLLDLLMPKRDGYAVLSHIREKEMKFPVVILSNLSDYLDHEKCMKLGARDYFIKSDMDEEDLWVKIQKYL from the coding sequence ATGTCGTCCATACTGCTCGTGGAAGATGACCCGTTCCTTCGAGAAACCATCCGCTTGAGTTTGGAAGAGCACGGTGTGGAGGTGCAGGAAGCGGCGAACGGCGAGGAGGCCATTGATGCCATTGACCACGTTGTTCCCCGACTTGTTCTCTTGGACCTCCTCATGCCGAAGAGAGACGGCTACGCGGTGTTGAGCCACATACGGGAAAAGGAAATGAAGTTCCCCGTTGTCATCCTCTCCAACCTGAGCGACTACCTCGACCACGAAAAGTGCATGAAGTTGGGCGCGCGAGATTACTTCATCAAAAGCGACATGGATGAGGAGGACCTGTGGGTGAAGATCCAGAAATACCTCTGA
- a CDS encoding glycoside hydrolase family 6 protein, translated as MVAILALLVIVTQLALPNLLPVTQAVGASPSLDVWWPADGAVINGVQPFKVMLKDADVGNYTAYWQVDGDRLNAMPTSLDGYPHKETTVDLSGWTWRGSGPYVITFVAKDAAGNVLATRSVNIRTGDGAGASSSQASSSSSLSLLQRLSSFRKLPSASATPYPSLSSVASSSLSSLSQPSSVASSAAASSAPAVTSSPHNVFTGARFYVNPQNDAAKQAEAWKSSRPQDAQTILKIAQQPETFWMGNWNPDIAGDARKFADIAINAGALPVFVLYNIPQRDCGGYSAGGANGGDAYRAWVRGFAEGIGSRKAAVLVEPDALAGMDCLSEQDRETRMQLLRETVQTLKSKPGMAVYIDAGHAAWKSADDMASRLTKAGIDMAEGFSLNVSNFETDADTVRYGTELSQKTGGKHFVYDAGRNGAGPAPDRQWCNPPDRALGQRPTVNTGNALVDAVLWVKGPGGSDGSCNGAPSAGQWYPEYALGLAQRARW; from the coding sequence ATGGTTGCGATACTGGCGCTCCTGGTGATCGTCACGCAACTCGCCCTGCCGAATCTTCTTCCGGTGACGCAAGCCGTCGGCGCATCACCGTCTTTGGACGTATGGTGGCCCGCGGATGGAGCGGTCATCAACGGCGTCCAGCCGTTCAAGGTAATGCTCAAGGATGCGGATGTCGGGAACTACACTGCCTACTGGCAGGTGGACGGCGACCGTTTGAATGCCATGCCGACATCCCTGGACGGGTACCCGCACAAGGAGACGACGGTGGATTTGTCCGGATGGACCTGGCGCGGGAGTGGACCGTACGTCATCACCTTCGTCGCCAAGGACGCTGCTGGGAACGTGCTGGCGACACGCAGCGTGAACATACGCACGGGTGATGGGGCAGGCGCATCTTCATCGCAAGCATCGTCCAGCTCTTCACTTTCCCTCCTCCAGCGGCTCTCTTCGTTCCGGAAGCTCCCTTCCGCTTCCGCAACGCCATATCCTTCTCTCTCTTCCGTAGCTTCATCGTCTTTATCATCCCTGTCACAGCCCTCCTCGGTCGCATCGTCCGCCGCGGCGTCCTCCGCACCGGCGGTGACATCATCTCCGCACAACGTCTTTACCGGCGCGCGTTTCTACGTCAATCCGCAGAATGACGCTGCCAAGCAGGCAGAAGCATGGAAATCTTCCCGTCCCCAAGACGCACAAACCATCCTGAAAATCGCACAGCAGCCGGAGACGTTCTGGATGGGGAACTGGAACCCCGACATCGCGGGTGATGCGCGGAAGTTCGCCGATATCGCCATCAATGCGGGCGCGCTGCCCGTCTTCGTCCTCTACAACATCCCCCAGCGCGACTGCGGCGGGTATTCCGCCGGCGGGGCGAACGGCGGTGATGCGTACCGCGCGTGGGTGCGCGGATTTGCCGAGGGCATCGGTTCACGCAAGGCCGCCGTGCTCGTGGAGCCGGATGCTCTCGCGGGCATGGATTGCCTCTCCGAGCAGGACCGCGAGACGCGCATGCAGCTTCTGCGCGAGACCGTGCAGACGCTTAAGTCCAAACCCGGCATGGCGGTGTACATCGATGCGGGGCATGCGGCATGGAAGAGTGCGGACGACATGGCTTCCCGCCTTACGAAGGCGGGCATAGACATGGCGGAAGGGTTCTCCCTCAACGTCTCCAACTTCGAGACGGACGCGGATACGGTGCGGTACGGAACGGAGCTCTCACAGAAGACGGGCGGCAAGCACTTTGTCTACGATGCGGGACGCAACGGTGCAGGTCCCGCGCCGGACCGGCAGTGGTGCAACCCCCCCGACCGCGCTCTGGGACAACGTCCCACCGTCAACACGGGCAATGCGCTCGTGGATGCCGTCCTCTGGGTCAAGGGTCCCGGCGGATCCGACGGGTCATGCAACGGCGCGCCGTCCGCGGGCCAGTGGTACCCGGAATATGCACTGGGCTTGGCGCAGAGGGCGCGTTGGTGA
- a CDS encoding VanW family protein: MTKKKNKYLRFFLRKSTHSVLFGVFSITLLSWYGTQGILSPTAAVFPSSSLKYASHGAAGDSGTSLAYEGRVYRLQKRLRKAFGRTYDLDALQEAVRERAALLKKSVTVQWQNTEGDEVPPWTVSVGGYPSWVKAQATEGTFGFALSKEQIAAYLTLTPPPGITTPKNSMLTDVKLENGVYRAVVDGDAEAGYALDAQATAETLIALLKTSGTSALLPLSFVPGRIVNASSFDLGPLQFLTTGRSDFAGSGYGRISNVRKGLSELIDNIIVPPGEEFSFNKAVNDMKVPGGWQDALVIVNGKDLVSQPGGGICQVATTVYRAALNWGLPIMQRANHSLFVTYYMKFGVGIDATIYPKQQDLTFINNTGHYLLLQAYSRGFDAYVNLYGQSDGRMVALEGPFFQSTSSAAFQQVNGKALRSNEIGWLQKITFADGFFQTNVILSRYSSVPRYVKEMYAQLQGGNT, encoded by the coding sequence ATGACGAAGAAGAAAAACAAATATCTACGCTTCTTCCTGCGGAAAAGTACACATTCCGTCCTCTTTGGCGTCTTCTCCATCACACTGCTCTCCTGGTACGGGACGCAGGGCATCCTTTCCCCAACCGCGGCCGTCTTTCCATCGTCCTCACTGAAGTATGCATCGCATGGTGCGGCTGGGGATTCCGGCACGTCGCTTGCATACGAAGGCAGGGTGTACCGGTTGCAGAAGAGGCTGCGGAAAGCGTTCGGGAGGACGTATGATCTCGATGCGCTGCAAGAGGCGGTGCGGGAACGGGCTGCGCTGCTCAAGAAGTCGGTGACGGTACAATGGCAGAACACGGAAGGAGATGAGGTGCCGCCGTGGACCGTTTCCGTGGGCGGGTACCCGTCATGGGTGAAGGCGCAGGCGACGGAGGGGACATTCGGCTTTGCGTTGAGCAAGGAACAGATTGCCGCTTACCTCACCCTCACCCCGCCGCCCGGCATCACGACGCCCAAGAACAGCATGCTCACGGACGTGAAACTCGAGAACGGCGTCTACCGCGCGGTGGTGGACGGCGATGCGGAAGCGGGGTACGCGCTTGATGCGCAAGCGACAGCGGAAACGCTGATCGCTCTCCTGAAAACGAGCGGAACGTCCGCTCTCCTTCCCCTCAGCTTCGTTCCGGGACGCATCGTCAATGCTTCGTCATTCGACCTCGGTCCCCTCCAATTCCTCACGACGGGCCGTTCGGACTTTGCCGGGTCGGGGTACGGCCGCATCTCCAACGTGCGCAAAGGGCTCTCGGAACTCATCGACAATATCATCGTGCCTCCCGGTGAAGAGTTCTCCTTCAACAAAGCGGTGAATGACATGAAGGTCCCCGGCGGCTGGCAGGACGCGTTGGTCATCGTGAACGGCAAAGACCTGGTGTCGCAGCCTGGCGGGGGGATTTGCCAAGTGGCGACTACCGTGTACCGTGCCGCGCTCAACTGGGGGCTCCCCATCATGCAGAGGGCGAACCACAGCCTGTTCGTCACCTACTACATGAAGTTCGGCGTAGGTATCGATGCGACGATCTATCCCAAGCAGCAGGACCTCACCTTCATCAACAACACCGGCCATTACCTTCTGCTGCAGGCGTACTCCCGCGGTTTCGATGCATACGTGAATCTCTACGGGCAATCCGATGGCCGCATGGTCGCTTTGGAGGGTCCGTTCTTCCAATCCACGTCCAGCGCCGCATTCCAGCAGGTGAACGGCAAGGCCCTCCGGAGCAACGAGATCGGTTGGCTCCAGAAGATCACGTTTGCGGACGGGTTCTTCCAGACGAATGTCATCCTATCCCGGTACTCATCGGTCCCGCGGTACGTGAAGGAGATGTATGCGCAGCTGCAGGGGGGGAATACGTGA
- a CDS encoding DsbA family protein, with translation MNTSSTHSWQQNIWFSVSLGLLGVIVGYMGAQFTGVKAPQVAENPSVPNPTEQVAPPVQPPPSVDGTKDHIRGDANAPLSLIVYSDFDCPYSKRHHPTLAQITDAYGEKVNVVYRHFPLSFHPTAQIKAEASECVAELAGNSAFWSFTDAMYDPAATAAPATKDELVALGVKLGANEGQMRDCIEQGKYAQDVKDEMQAGTLAGINGTPGNILLDNRTKKTSVIVGAQPIDAFKTAIDTVLAQ, from the coding sequence ATGAACACATCCTCCACCCATTCCTGGCAGCAGAACATCTGGTTCTCCGTCTCCCTCGGCCTCCTGGGCGTCATCGTCGGTTACATGGGAGCGCAATTTACCGGCGTGAAAGCACCGCAGGTTGCAGAGAACCCCTCTGTCCCAAACCCGACGGAACAAGTGGCTCCTCCCGTCCAGCCGCCACCTTCGGTGGATGGGACAAAGGACCACATCAGAGGCGATGCCAATGCGCCCCTCAGCCTCATCGTCTACTCGGATTTCGATTGTCCCTATTCCAAGCGCCACCATCCCACGCTCGCGCAGATAACGGACGCGTACGGGGAGAAAGTGAACGTGGTGTACCGCCACTTCCCCCTCAGTTTCCATCCCACGGCGCAAATAAAGGCGGAAGCGTCGGAATGCGTTGCGGAGCTTGCCGGGAACAGCGCCTTCTGGTCGTTCACAGACGCAATGTACGATCCTGCGGCGACGGCGGCACCCGCGACCAAGGATGAGCTCGTGGCTCTGGGTGTCAAGCTCGGCGCGAATGAAGGGCAGATGCGCGATTGCATCGAACAGGGGAAGTACGCGCAGGACGTGAAGGACGAGATGCAGGCGGGAACATTGGCAGGAATCAACGGGACGCCGGGGAACATCCTCTTGGATAACCGCACCAAAAAGACCAGCGTCATCGTGGGCGCGCAGCCGATCGATGCGTTCAAGACAGCTATCGATACCGTATTGGCACAGTAA